GCAAACTCTTAGGCCACACTTAGCTTTACTACCTCGTTTATCACTGACGACTGGTCAGGACTGGTTCGGGTGCTGTGTCGCCTGAGAGCCATCGGAGCTGACAGCACAGGTCCTGTGCAGTAACAGAGGCACTTTAGTGAGATTACACTTCAAACTAAAATCCTCAAGGAACCTGCATTTTGACTTTGTTCCCAACACCTACTTTAATATCTatgaatgttaatgttaatgttgtttttttttcttgcatttgGTGCCTGCTTTTATAAGTTCTGCATGCAGTAAACATCAATGTCTGCCTGTCACTCAAACTCTACTGGTCAATTATTGACTCTCACTCAGTTTTCATTGGCTTTCATAAATGAACCTGTTCTAAGTCTGTCTGGCGAGGACAGTTTTGTTTAAGTCTACACAGAATGATTCCTGTATGTTTGAGGTTGTCTCAGATGTGTCCAGGCAACAGTTGTGTAATATTTTCGATAGGTGAGATTTAGAATTTTCAATTAGGAAATCCTGTTTTAAGAGAAAACGGGATTTGGTACGAATTCAAAAGGTATTGTAGTTGAAACAGtttacagtctctctctctctctctctctctctctctctctctctctctctctctctctctctctcagcttgcATCCCTAATGCTTCAACTTGTGCTGAATGCTGCAGACCActctcacttttcttttttttctttcagctaTTTCAATCCAAATCTAAAAATGAACTTGGCAAATGAAAATTTGCGTTTTATGTGATCAAAacacagggaaaaaaaataaagatttaatattaAGTCAGTCTTTCTAAATGGTATCTTAAGATTCATCCATTCTGGAGTAATATATTGCTTAAATAAAtgtgctgatgatgatgattccagctttttaaatgtttttttctgctctaTTTCAGGAGTATAGCCAATACACTGGTGGACCCTGAGAGACCCGGGGACTTTAACCAAGCCATGATGGAGCTGGGAGCACGAGTCTGCACTCCCAAAGGACCACTCTGCAGCCAGTGTCCCGTACACTCACTCTGCCACTCTTTCCGCAAGGTAAGGTTCTAAACTAGTGTTATTAAGTATTGGTTATGGGTTGTGCTTTGCAAAAGTGCTAATATAGATAGTTAATGCTTTGGATCATGTTGAAAAGGTTTGGGATTTGCGTGTGAATGTGCAGGTTCACGTCAAACAAGAGAAAAACTCCAGGAAGCTTTTGGGGAAGGTGGACAAGAAGCCGTCCACCCTGCCTGATATAGAAGACTGTAGTAAGTGTCCCGAGTCCCCTTCTCATCCTCAGACCTCTCAGACccatgggcgattttagacccttttcaGGGGGACTCAAGcccccctaaatttcatctcagcccccctaaaaattataataataaaaaccttttttttaatcaattttggtgcttcaagttagagttgcaaacttgtctgttagtgacagaggacaaacaattacaggttcaaagtgCTTGAAACAgatttaatatcctgtgtgtcgGTGGcagatgctatgcacctgtaacccagtccaGGAAAGGGTCAACAGAAATGTAGTTTTGGCCAATCGGAgttggttgtgccagactcccgcctttggctgatTCTCgctctatctaatctgtcagagagagagcaggagtgTGGCTGTAAAGTTCAAcattggtagtccccagagaagaagttggtaatttcatggcgcagggGGTGGGGGAGTGGGGGTTatcacttttgcatgcactatagccgtgtcacattctcattaggggctgagcccccctaaaggtcagatcctagaatcgcccctgctcaGACCTTCATGTAGTCATGTTATTATAATTAAGTAAGTACTTTCTCTTCTCCCTCAGTAAACAGTGGGACGTGTCTGCTGTGTCCCTCGGAGCCCTGGGACGATGAGTTGGGTGTTCAGAACTTCCCCAGAAAGCCGGCAAAGAAGCCTCCTCGAGTGGAGCGAACTCTGACCTGTGTGGTGATCAGAcctggagaggagggagaggacgAGTACCTGCTCACACAGAGGCCTAACAAAGGTCCGTCCTCCTGGTGGGGGATCTGTTTGTGGTGGTCCAGAGTCAGCTGCAAAATGAAGTTGTCTCCTGCCTGATAATCTGATTGaattgctgttttgtttttacctcCTGATTTGAAAAAATGGTGGCTGTGAGCAGCGATTCATCGGTCCATAACTCTGCTAGACTTCAATCATTCTGCAGCTTTAGCTTAATTTCCGTCAGTGTTCATTTTGGCAGATACTTTCATTATAGTTTTACTATTAGTCAGGTAAACTTTAAAGAAAGACTAAATACAGAAATGCGGTGTTGGAAAAgttcatttactcaagtactgtacgtCAGTACAATTctacttttttctacttttttacaCACTTtacatgtgtggtgtgtgtgggtgtgtgtgtgtgtgtgtgtgtgtgtgtgtgtgtgtgtgtgtgtgtgtgtgtgtgtgttttgacaggTTTGCTGGCAAGCGGGACACTGGGAACCCATCTGACTGAGAGCCTCTTCCAGTATGTGGGAGAGGTAAGCTTGATGTTTACCATCTATCTGTCAGACACACttttaaatgcaaataaacTATTTCTGCAGCCGTGTAACAACCCTTTGATGGATCGTTGATTGGCTGTTTGCAGGTGGTTCACATCTTCTCCCACATTCACCAGACATACGTGGTTCACAGTGTGCGTTTGAAGGACACTgacgcacaaacacagactgaaAATGCACAGTGGCTCACCAGGTCCGCTCTACAGGAAGCTGCTGTGTCCACAGGAGTGaaaaaggtttttattttgttgtgagtgtgtgtgtttgtgtgtgtaactgaGGTTAGCTGTACCTGCAGCACCAGCAGTTGGCTGAAAGAATGCTTTTGCAACAGGAATCTACTTTCCTAAATGTACTTCTGGTTCGCAGAGACACTTGCTGTAGTTTCCATGTGCCACATTACAGAATTTCACTGGTTCCAAGTTCAAGTTTCCCCTGATATCACGCTGCTATTTGGAGCTGCAGtataaaaacctttttaaacCGTTTCTAAGTTTGGTGTGTTAGATCAGACACTGTATGCAGACTGGATTCAACATGTATATTTAATAACATAAATAACACAAATTACAAGCACAAAATATGctaaatataggctacataaattATTATCCATGGTATGGTGTATGTGATAGGCTGATTCTGCATTCGacagtttttttctttggttTAAGTAAGAGTATAAGTGGAGTATTTTGACACTGAATAGCAGCAAATGTGCACATATACATTTAAAAGCAGTTTTGGCTCGGGTAtaaggcttttattgtgaatatTTCTGGGCGGAAGTGTTTTTCTTGCTGCTGCTGGCGGATCTGGGACTTGACTGTGGTCctctggagcagcagcagcagcggaaCTGATAGGATGAGAGGAGCCAGTGCTGGATCTAACTGATCCGTTCCCTGGTGTACCCTCGGTGCTGCACAGTCTACCGTCCGGCCCGGCACGGCACGGCCCGGCCCGCCGTTGTTCGACGCTCCGCCCCGCCGCTTGATCCCCTCGATCCTGTTTGTGTCGGAGCCTGTGCTGGAGGATGCGACGGGCCCGCGGTGCTCTGCGCACTGTGAAAACATCGATCAGCTGGAGCGTCAACAACCAGAATCGATCGGACTAATCGGATCATATAGCCTATACGCTAGtataatttgtattattattagcctATTATTATATAAGTCAGAGGGAATAACGCGTCGTGCAGGCAGCGTCGGTGTCGGACACCCATCCATCCTCTCTCTGCCAGGTATGAAACAACAATAGGAGTCCTGATGTGTTAGACAGAAACATCTGGAAGGCTGTGCTCGGCTCTACACTGTTTGCATGTTCAAAGCTGCTGGGAGCACATATTATGGTCTGTGTTGGGCTCAGCTTGCAGCCCACTGGACACATGGCTCCATCACTGCTCTGTCCATCACAGCTCCACCTGCACGGCTGCATGGCTGCACCCACTACACCACCCCAGCTCTCAACATCTGGAAACACTATAGaatacattcaaatataaaGAGAGTCACTTATTAtagttaataatataataattgacATCATGAACAGAGTTAATATTCTGATAGACATGGAAACTACATATACACTCAATGGCCACTTTATTAGGGACACCAGTAACACCTAGGCCTATTGCAACTCAACCCTACAGCTCTGCCATAAATTCTTCCATTACCAAGTTTATAACGTTGAGTTTTGAACATTGTTAGAGAGGTGTAAGCTCAGTCAGAAGCATATTGAATGGAGGTGTTGTGCTGGATTACACAGCTATGATCTCAAACATTATGCAATATGAATAACTGTTGGGTTgcatttagtctatatccttctcgtccacttccgggattgctccggtgctgcaggaaattctgccggatgcatgtattttccgtttccttccgctttctttgtgttggaattttaaattctgtggatttatgaggactacggttaacagctcctcagatctctgcagggtaaatccagacagctagctagactatctgtccaatctgagttttctctcgcacgactattttgcagcggctggGCTCtttgcggagtttagcaccgcccatgacggttctgattggtttaaagaaatgccattaaaccagagtacgttttcctcccatccccgaatgctatgtggagtagccacaATTCTAAtacatgttttgtgttttctcgtggattttatatattataatatttctCTCATATTTCCATATATGTTTTCACTCCAGACCTTTCCTCTGCTGCTCCTGTTAGCATCCACTGCTGCACTTTCAGCTACAggagaaacaaagaaaagcctTGATGATGGATCCTTATATGGCATGGATGGTTACTATGGTGACAGTGATTCACCAGCTGACATGAATATATCCAAAAGAGCTTTAATCTGTGGCGGTGTCCTCAGTGTTCCTCTATAAAGACATAATCCCTTGGAGCTGCTGTGACAGCACGCTTTCACTGTCACTGAGCTATTCTCTGCTCCTTGATGCTTAAAGCACACTGCTTTTCTCACCTCACAGAGGGAGAAAGGTTGGGAAATACATGCCATGCTGACATTTGGACACAGTCAACAGTCCCAGCACTTACCTGACACCTACACCTGGCATGAACAGATCCAAGGTTCAGTAGCTACATGTCCAGTCAATCAGATTTCTCTTCTCCTGCAAATATTTGATCGATTTCCACATGACTTCTCCATGTGATATGTCTGTGTGAACTTACAGTAGGTTGGAGGTTATCTGTGGGATAACCTTCAattggaaggttggtggttcgatccctggccctgcagtcccatgccGAAGCGTCCTTGGGCAAGATACTGCACCCAGAGTTAGTCCTGATGCTGCGCTGctggtgtgtgaatgtttatctgatgagcaggttacgccttgtatggcagcctaaccagtgtgtgaatggttcctgtactgtgTGAAAGCACTTTGACTAGTCTTTAAGACCAGAAAAGCGCTTGCAGTCCATTTACTTACTTTAGTCCAAATGTGGCTGCATTTCATTTTAGTTTCCATGTGGACATGACAATATGTGTGAGATTTTGAATCTGTATTAACCTAGACATAATTGTGCACACTGTAAAGATAAATGGTCTAAAATGTATGTGCAGAAAAGCCACTGAATGCAAACAGAAAGCATGTTTGCATTCAGTGAAACAACCAACCAAGTCAAACAATGAATGGCACATGGTTGCTTCACCTTACCTCTAGAGTGATGTATCCAGTCAGGTAGTGTTGAGCAGCCTGTAGCTCCACTGAAACACTACAGCaacagtgtgtgtctgacaCTGTGTGGGAGGCCAATCACCATATGTGAGAAATTTAACCATCTGATAATGATATGTTGTCAGGAACTCATGATATTACAGAAACACATAactaaacatctttgataagacagacacagacgcacacgcacacacacgcacacacacgcacgcacgcacacacacacacacaaacacacaggtttgtggcattatctttgtggggatccgtcattgacataatgcattccctagccccttaccctaaccttaaccatcacaactaaatgcctaaccttaacccttaccctaaccataacctaattctaaccctaatcctacaaccaagtcttaaccctcaaacagccctttaaacttgtggggtccagcattttggccccacaaagctgtcgggaccccacaactATACTagactcctggtttttggaccccacaaatatagttaaacaagcccatgcacacgcgcacacacacacacacacacacacacacacacacacacacacacacacacacacacacacttatatccTGTAGCAGTTGTTGCTGTAACTTTTTGGTTTGTTGCATGTTTTTGACTGTTGATCCAGAACTctttaagggcgttttcacacatgaaagtccgaaccaaggtccggaccaaggttcatgtttttgttacattgtctacatttgatccggtaagtttttgtttcacactgcagttatgcaagcgcactaaagatctatacgtgacaaaactacgtcctgccgtcatcacatacgtgagctgcgtctccagatacttataattgattggtttgtagacgggcttccccgtcctctcgtctcctctctctgtgtcggagttttttcagctgactgctgctctcctctactgccgcggctctttttgttttgttgtgatgttgagaagcaagacactggaactttctggagaatttattcatagacaaacggaaacctacactgtacatttactaccacttaacaaataaactgctgatgtattctctgctctgatagccgacagctgtctgctctgagcgcattcaccatcactctctcatgtagcctacacactaaacaccaagctattccttaaaggagctattccccggtcttgtaacacaaggagagcctgccagagcttcttctatttggtcagaaagtccgaaccatccaaaaaatgctttcacactgtaaacgaaccggaccgagaccacctcttttggtcggaccaaaatttggtcttttgatccggaccgtggtccgggggaggtttcacacctctaattttaaattttaaatgaggtatgtgtgaaaacgccctaagtttgtgtccataaaaaaagaaaaagaaaaattgtaACCAAGATATGTAGGTTTTGGATCATTTCACATTAAACAATACATGTGTCAGGTTTCTGTTTCTCTACGACCTCAAACATATTAACATttcttgtttcttcttctttatcaGCTGACATGATAGTGATAGTCCGAACATATTTGTGATAAGCTAATATCAGCTAATATCAGCCAAGATAAAACAGGAGCTCACACAACACAGAGGAGGGACAAACTTATAAAAGTTGATACTGCCACCTTCTGAACCatttctctctgtgtgctgTCTCTTTATACTCTCTCCCTGATTATGAGGCGTCCTCCTCTGATGAGAATGAGACTATTTGGGTTGGGTTGCGTTGATGATTACTGTCTGAGCCGTGTGTTCTCTCGTCCTCCTCGTCCTCAGCCCTGTGTGTTGGTGTGATGGCTGTGTCCCCGGTGCTTCCTCTGTCCCTGCTTCTCCTGTCCATCCACACTCCCAGCACAGCGTCTCCGTCCTGCCCTGTGAGCTGTCGCTGCTACAGCCTCACTGTGGAGTGCGGTTCCACTGGCCTTAGGGACATCCCTAAACACGTCCCTTCGTCCACACAGGTACGCCCATTACACGTCCCTTGGTCCACACAGGTACGCCCATTACACGTCCACACAGGTACGTCCATTACACGTCCAGACAGGTATGTCCATTACACGTCCACACAGGTACGTCCATTAGATGTCCACACAGGTATGCCCACTACATGTACACACAGGTACGTCCATTACACGTCCACACAGGTACGTCCATTACACGTCCCTCTGTCCACACAGGTATGTCCATTACACGTCCCTCCGTCCACACAGATACGTCCATTACACGTCCCTCCGTCCACACAGGTATGTCCATTACACGTCCCTCCGTCCACACAGATACGTCCATTACACGTCCCTCCGTCCACACAGGTACGTCCATTACACGTCCCTCCGTCCACACAGATACGTCCATTACACGTCCCTCCGTCCACACAGGTACGTCCATTACATGTCCCTCCGTCTACACAGGTACATCAATTGACAGACATTAGAATGAAAGAACCAAAGATAAACAGTTCACCACCAAGTCAGACTTCTTTGAAACATTCACCGGTGCCGACCAACACTCTGCCTTTGTCCATCTTCATtgtgtcttctctctgtccAGACCGTCTTCCTCCAGGACAATATGATTGGTCAGATCCGTCGACATGACTTCACTCTGCTGAGGCACCTGCACTACCTGTACctgcaggtaacacacacacacacacaagattttTTTGGAACACAAACTGTAACTGTGACCACTGTGGTTTAGCAATCGCAAAAACTGTAACACGTAGGTTTACAAATGttttgtgattttctgtttgaGCTTCTACTGTATCAagcatttcctcattcattgaACATATCTTAACCGCTTGTCTAGTCtcgaacaaaataaaaaaactaacaacacagaaaaacaaaaagatataCAGCAGTCTTTCTAGTCTGAGTGCACCAGCAACTCCATGTTTAGATCGACTAACTGTGAATGAAAAATTAATTTGGACCAAGATGGAACCCAGTCAGATGTCTGTTCCCGCAGGAATGGAACAAAACAGAAGAAACGGTACCTAAGCAGTAAAGTTACAGGTTTTAATGAAACCGATCAGCAGTATCATCAGCAACAGCATTTAGCctgctgtgttccctttgtctccaGAACAACAGCATATCAGCAGTGGAGCCGGGCTCCTTCCAGAACCAGGGCCAGCTGTTGGAGCTGGCTCTGAATGGGAACCGGGTCCACCTGGTGACAGCTGACATGTTCCAGGGACTCGAACATCTCCGCATTCTTTACCTggcaggaaatgacatcaccCGTCTGCTGGACTACACTTTCCGTGGCTTACAGGTAAGAGCACATGTATGTCCATTCCATTTCACTTTCACACATTTCAACAATAAACTCAATATAGAGCTATGCTCAGCACAGCAGATCTTCCTTCCTGTATGAGGCTCCATCAGTAATATGTATTGTTCCATCTGTTAGCCtctgctaaccctgctaaccatgctaaccaTGTGCAGCGCCTGCAGGAGCTCCATTTGCAGCACAACAGTATAGAGATGTTAGCAGACCAGGCTCTCGTTGGTTTGACTTCTCTGGCTCTGCTGGACCTGAGCAGGAATAATCTTCACACCATTGGCCCTGCGTCTCTGCGCCCTCTGGTCAGCCTGCAGGTGCTACGCATCACAGGTGAGACTGGACTACATGTTGCCTGGTTTGTCCTTCTACTTTTCTTAAAACTGCTGTTTTTGGATTGAGTGTCCCACCAATTTTAGGGTTAAGTTAAAGCAATGTGGTTGATTTAGACTGAACCAGGCAGGCAGacgtagcctggctccgccctcatacgtacttccgctcaattttcattttccttcactactccgtctgggtttgcggtatagtcttgggttttctccggttaAATATTTGGCattccaatcagtgaacagagggcgtggctgagaacgatgacgttgaggacgtgcactagaaagatgcaagcgaagccattcggtccgttgtggcaacgctgctgaatatccagaagttaaagcccgagcaagaacaatctttgctgagttgtgttggtggccatgatgttgttgccctcctccccacggggttcgggaacagtttgattttccagctcgctccgttagtggtgaaggagttggctaaggctaacgctagcgatgctaatgctaaatataagccgatagttgttgtcgctctcccctcttgttgcacatgcgcatgacatacatCACGAcgaaacgttagcgattggttatggcagatccagagtggctctgggcagatccaatagttttaaacttcaacagagtacccgccttcaaggaagttaacacttgtcaatggagagaggccagactctctgtacaaatgaaatgtacgagagtctggtaggaccaggctaaggCAGACCCCTCTGCCCTCTAAATTCATTTGATTGAATCCTTTATATTTCACATTCTTCCTGCAGTTATTCCTTATGCAGTCAATGCATTCTTCTCTTTTTTATGGTTACTCCCAAAGCCTTAAGGTAAAGTTTCCTGGTTTTCCATAGGTCAGTACAAAACCATTCATAACCCTCCTGTCAAATACATATACATTCCTTATGATCATCGTATGTACTCatcacaaaacaaacactgtcTTTCAGTACTCTGAAAAGTCTTCTTCCAGTGACTGGGACCTGGACTGGCTCAGCATCGAGGCCTCCTGTCTGActtcctgtcctctctctgaCAGACAACCCGTGGCGCTGTGACTGTGCTCTGCACTGGCTGCGGAGCTGGATCGATGAGGAGGGCCAGCGGCTGCTCAGCTCTGCAGAGCGTCGCCTGGTCTGCACCGAGCCACCGCGCCTCTCCCACCTCAGCCTGGTGGAGGTCCCCCTCAATAGCCTGGTGTGTATCCCTCCACTGGTGCAGCTGGAGCCCAGGAGGGTCGCTGTGCGCCTGGGAGAGAGCCTCAGGGTGTCCTGCCATGCCTCGGGCTACCCTCGGCCACAGGTAGGAGTAGAGTCAATAAGGATAACTTCCAGCAGTTTCCACAACACTGGTTCAGCCTCCATAATAGTCCAGCAGCAGTTTGCATGTCATCGCCTGAAGAATACTCACTCGCTCAGGATGCGATGGGTGCAAAAGAACTCTTATTTCAGAAATTCTGAACTTAGG
This sequence is a window from Sander lucioperca isolate FBNREF2018 chromosome 11, SLUC_FBN_1.2, whole genome shotgun sequence. Protein-coding genes within it:
- the LOC116058725 gene encoding LOW QUALITY PROTEIN: adenine DNA glycosylase-like (The sequence of the model RefSeq protein was modified relative to this genomic sequence to represent the inferred CDS: substituted 1 base at 1 genomic stop codon), which translates into the protein MGEKLITKETTNASSPLTYHTFHDPADVVLLRSXLLNWYDKEKRELPWRTLAVTESDLNIRTYAVWVSEIMLQQTQVATVIDYYIKWMKRWPTVQDLAAATLEAVNQMWAGLGYYSRGKRLHEGAQKVVSELKGQMPRTVDSLLKQLPGVGRYTAAAVGSIALGLVRVLCRLRAIGADSTGPVQSIANTLVDPERPGDFNQAMMELGARVCTPKGPLCSQCPVHSLCHSFRKVHVKQEKNSRKLLGKVDKKPSTLPDIEDCINSGTCLLCPSEPWDDELGVQNFPRKPAKKPPRVERTLTCVVIRPGEEGEDEYLLTQRPNKGPSSWWGICLWWSRVSCKMKLSPSGLLASGTLGTHLTESLFQYVGEVVHIFSHIHQTYVVHSVRLKDTDAQTQTENAQWLTRSALQEAAVSTGVKKVFILL